The Sorex araneus isolate mSorAra2 chromosome 5, mSorAra2.pri, whole genome shotgun sequence genome has a segment encoding these proteins:
- the CXCL8 gene encoding interleukin-8, with translation MTAKLIAGLLAAFLLSSVLCEDAVVLRFNAELRCQCIDTHSKPFHPKYIKELRVIESGPHCPHSEIIVILTSNKEVCLDPKEKWVQRVAQKFLKRAEKEEP, from the exons ATGACTGCCAAACTGATTGCTGGGCTTCTGGCAGCTTTCCTGCTCTCTTCAGTGCTGTGTGAAG ATGCAGTAGTTTTAAGATTTAATGCAGAACTTCGATGCCAGTGCATAGACACTCACTCTAAGCCTTTCCATCCCAAATACATCAAAGAGCTGCGGGTGATCGAGAGTGGACCTCACTGCCCACATTCAGAAATCAT TGTAATTCTCACCTCAAATAAAGAAGTCTGCCTGGATCCTAAGGAAAAGTGGGTGCAGAGGGTTGCACAGAAATTTTTGAAGAG